The proteins below are encoded in one region of Micromonospora pisi:
- a CDS encoding GNAT family N-acetyltransferase — MGCRPRLWSWTPVRTRRAPITPAGEPERYVRLLVSDRRFAGRHLGSALLAHAVQETRRAGVGLLRVDCWAGGGGELVAFYERHGFTSTQTFRSGSWSGQVLAQRVG, encoded by the coding sequence ATGGGATGCCGGCCGCGGCTCTGGTCCTGGACTCCAGTCCGGACCCGGCGGGCACCGATCACGCCTGCGGGAGAACCGGAGCGCTACGTCCGTCTCCTGGTCTCCGACCGGCGATTCGCCGGTCGGCACCTCGGGTCGGCCCTGCTGGCGCACGCCGTGCAGGAGACCCGGCGAGCCGGTGTAGGCCTCCTGCGGGTCGACTGCTGGGCGGGCGGCGGTGGCGAGTTGGTGGCCTTCTACGAGCGCCACGGGTTCACGTCCACCCAGACCTTCCGGTCCGGGTCCTGGTCGGGTCAGGTGCTGGCCCAGCGGGTCGGTTGA
- a CDS encoding peptidase inhibitor family I36 protein: MSIKVIVRFVCVWVLSIPLLAVGTPASATPEGPTRGVATFQGTVIDLKDGWWGAQSCVVWAGRRAECFATHEEADVLLGYSRQADALYQEGARSSGGAGSLAVPACASGWLCLYEHANGGGRRLIFSDEYWHYLSEWGFDRQTSSWRNNQGSADVGHLSLYNSGSVYNCGSRSYANSMGSANDQAYAVWG; this comes from the coding sequence ATGTCAATCAAAGTGATCGTTCGGTTCGTCTGTGTCTGGGTCCTGTCCATCCCGTTGCTGGCCGTCGGGACGCCGGCGTCAGCAACCCCGGAGGGGCCGACTCGAGGGGTCGCCACTTTTCAGGGGACAGTGATTGATCTGAAGGACGGCTGGTGGGGTGCGCAGTCGTGTGTGGTGTGGGCGGGCCGGAGGGCGGAGTGTTTCGCGACGCATGAGGAGGCTGACGTGCTGTTGGGGTACAGCCGCCAGGCTGATGCCCTATACCAGGAGGGGGCGCGGTCGTCTGGTGGTGCGGGTTCACTTGCTGTTCCCGCGTGCGCGAGTGGATGGCTGTGTCTGTATGAGCACGCGAATGGCGGGGGCCGGAGGCTGATTTTCAGCGACGAGTACTGGCATTACCTCTCGGAGTGGGGGTTTGACAGACAGACGTCCTCGTGGCGGAACAATCAGGGCTCGGCGGACGTCGGGCACCTGTCGCTCTACAACAGTGGTTCGGTTTACAACTGTGGGTCGAGGTCGTACGCGAATTCGATGGGGAGTGCTAACGATCAGGCGTACGCCGTGTGGGGCTGA
- a CDS encoding nucleotidyltransferase family protein produces MAFFDSTDLTRDNDDHATERLATIRAEPPWGSENQAAVHTWYQGQ; encoded by the coding sequence GTGGCGTTCTTCGACTCCACTGACCTGACCCGAGACAACGACGACCATGCCACCGAACGCCTGGCGACGATACGGGCAGAACCCCCTTGGGGAAGCGAAAACCAAGCCGCCGTGCATACCTGGTATCAGGGCCAGTAG
- a CDS encoding NUDIX domain-containing protein, with translation MRWKVHSERDLYRDQWVHVASADVELPDGRHLDHRIIRTAAPGAGLAVVTDNKVLLMWRHRFVTDTWGWEIPHGSIRPGEDPADAAAREAEEETGWRPERPIHPLVYSQPSPGLMTSEHHIFKANAATYIGPPKDGFESDKVEWVPVADIPELINKKQIVAGTTLVALLYLLTTQTTAG, from the coding sequence ATGCGCTGGAAAGTTCACTCCGAACGAGACCTCTACCGCGACCAGTGGGTCCACGTCGCCAGCGCCGACGTGGAGCTACCCGACGGCCGACACCTCGACCACCGCATCATCCGCACCGCGGCACCCGGAGCCGGCCTCGCCGTCGTCACCGACAACAAGGTCCTCCTCATGTGGCGGCACCGGTTCGTTACCGACACGTGGGGCTGGGAAATTCCCCACGGCAGCATCCGCCCCGGCGAAGACCCCGCCGACGCCGCCGCCCGCGAAGCCGAAGAGGAAACCGGCTGGCGACCCGAACGACCGATCCACCCACTCGTCTACAGCCAACCCTCACCCGGCCTCATGACCAGCGAACACCACATCTTCAAAGCCAACGCCGCCACATACATCGGCCCACCCAAGGACGGCTTCGAAAGCGACAAAGTCGAATGGGTACCCGTCGCCGACATCCCGGAACTCATCAACAAAAAGCAGATCGTCGCCGGCACAACCCTCGTCGCGCTGCTCTACCTACTCACCACCCAGACAACGGCCGGATGA